One stretch of Meiothermus cerbereus DSM 11376 DNA includes these proteins:
- the rplU gene encoding 50S ribosomal protein L21, giving the protein MYAIIKSGGKQYRAEAGSKLRVEKLEANPGDTVEFDALMLGGEKTVIGSPTVPGAKVVAEVLEHGKGKKVVVAKFKAKVQYRRRRGHRQPYTEIVVKEIRA; this is encoded by the coding sequence ATGTACGCAATCATTAAATCCGGTGGTAAACAGTACCGCGCAGAAGCGGGCAGCAAGCTGCGTGTGGAGAAGCTCGAGGCCAACCCCGGCGATACCGTGGAGTTCGACGCCCTGATGCTGGGTGGCGAGAAGACTGTGATTGGCAGCCCCACCGTACCCGGCGCCAAGGTGGTGGCCGAGGTGCTCGAGCACGGCAAAGGCAAAAAGGTAGTGGTGGCCAAATTCAAGGCCAAAGTCCAGTACCGCCGTCGGCGGGGCCACCGCCAGCCCTACACCGAGATTGTGGTGAAGGAGATTCGCGCTTAG